One genomic segment of Danio rerio strain Tuebingen ecotype United States chromosome 11, GRCz12tu, whole genome shotgun sequence includes these proteins:
- the shisa4 gene encoding protein shisa-4 precursor, whose translation MSFYAVIIPVLCIIFSAWQVSANEDCLWYVDKNGTWHNGFDCPLITFCCGNCHRRYCCLDGFKMITEAGQKRCMLFHLSPSTIAGIASSILLFVAAIATMVCCFMCSCCYLYQRRQQRGRTPYEAQHIPMASYPVEHMYDAYGKPIGHPEYPGYPMVPQYPMMPQGPYPPHPPDPGFSQAAPPPYSPPQYPGH comes from the exons TGAGTGCAAATGAGGATTGCTTGTGGTACGTAGACAAAAATGGAACCTGGCACAATGGCTTCGACTGCCCACTCATAACCTTCTGCTGTGGGAACTGTCACCGCCGCTACTGCTGTCTCGATGGCTTCAAGATGATCACAGAAGCGGGACAGAAGCGCTGCATGCTCTTCCATCTCAG CCCATCCACTATAGCTGGCATTGCTTCATCGATCCTGCTCTTTGTGGCCGCAATTGCAACTATGGTCTGTTGCTTCATGTGTTCCTGTTGTTATCTTTACCAGCGACGCCAGCAGCGGGGCAGAACTCCTTATGAAG CCCAGCACATTCCAATGGCCAGCTATCCAGTGGAGCACATGTATGACGCTTATGGTAAACCAATTGGTCATCCGGAATATCCTGGATATCCAATGGTGCCTCAGTATCCGATGATGCCCCAGGGTCCTTACCCTCCTCATCCTCCTGATCCAGGATTCAGTCAAGCAG CTCCTCCACCGTACTCTCCTCCCCAGTACCCTGGGCACTGA
- the shisa4 gene encoding protein shisa-4 isoform X1, giving the protein MITEAGQKRCMLFHLSPSTIAGIASSILLFVAAIATMVCCFMCSCCYLYQRRQQRGRTPYEAQHIPMASYPVEHMYDAYGKPIGHPEYPGYPMVPQYPMMPQGPYPPHPPDPGFSQAAPPPYSPPQYPGH; this is encoded by the exons ATGATCACAGAAGCGGGACAGAAGCGCTGCATGCTCTTCCATCTCAG CCCATCCACTATAGCTGGCATTGCTTCATCGATCCTGCTCTTTGTGGCCGCAATTGCAACTATGGTCTGTTGCTTCATGTGTTCCTGTTGTTATCTTTACCAGCGACGCCAGCAGCGGGGCAGAACTCCTTATGAAG CCCAGCACATTCCAATGGCCAGCTATCCAGTGGAGCACATGTATGACGCTTATGGTAAACCAATTGGTCATCCGGAATATCCTGGATATCCAATGGTGCCTCAGTATCCGATGATGCCCCAGGGTCCTTACCCTCCTCATCCTCCTGATCCAGGATTCAGTCAAGCAG CTCCTCCACCGTACTCTCCTCCCCAGTACCCTGGGCACTGA